AGAATCCCATTTGTTGGACCTGGTCACTTGGGAGACAGATCTGTTCCATGGAGGAGAGACATCTCTGAAATCCTATGAGAGAATAGGAAGCTTTCAGCatgggaaaaagagaatgagaaaaagagacaCTAAGTGTATGAAACAATCCACTCTTTTTCTGCTCCGATCTTTAGGAAACTACATGCTCTCCTTATTCTCCTGGCTTAATAGGAAGGTTAGGGTCATAAATATAGAGCTGAAATAGACCTCAGTGGCTGTTTAATacaattccttccttctccagatgaggaaaactggggCTCAAAGAGAATGAGAGGCTTGAAATTAAGGAGAGCAGAGTAAATTGGGTGCTGGATTTGggagtttggaagacctgagtttgaacttTGCCTCCTGTACTTGCTAGCTGAAATTAATGTCTctcggtctcagtttcctcatatggaaaattcagaaatcaataacacccacctcccagggttttattgaggatcaaatgaaataacatattaaataatatatgaatgGTATTATTGTCATTATCACCAGGAAATCCAATCAGTCTTGAAGATGAAGGGTAAAATGAAGTAACTATTCCCTTTCCAATAGAGACACTCACGCATTTTGGTTGGGGCCACGGCCAAATGATTGTAacctacagagaaagagaaagagatgcacCATGTGAGGAAAGACAAAAATCTGAGGAGAGAAATCTGGGGCCATTAGGATTAGGCAATCAGGTAGTAAAACTATCAGGGCTGGTgctagaaggaagaagaaagggtccAGATCAGGAGTCTGTTGCACTTCAAGCAGAACATAAATTTCTACTCCAACAAAGGTCTCCTTGATTGCTTCATTTCCAGATATGGGATGGCTCATTATATCTCAGGGAAAAGATAACTTCTTCCCAGGAAGAAGCATGGAAAAGTCTGGGTCATAACATCATAGAAAATTAggtaagcaaaaacaaagaaatatgggTCTAAGAATAGAGAGGGGATAGGGGAAAGATGGCCGAGCCAAATGAAATTAGGAAATAATACAAAGAAGTTAATTTGTAGGCATGGTCTACTTACCAGTGAAGGAACATTTATGGAACTATTACTATATGCAAAGGTGTTGGGCTAGGTCACTAAATACTCCAATGGAAATTGATGCTTAAAATACTGAACTACGGGGTGGACAACAGGCCATCCCTTAGGTCAGTCTGTCCCTTCCCTTTTTCAGAGAATGATATGAATCATATTGGGAGAAAGATAAACTATTTCCTCTGCCAGGGCAGGGGAAGATAGAGAAGTCAAGTTgccgagagagagacagagagagagagagagagagagagagagagagagagagagagagagagagagagagagagagagaaggagggagagagggagggaggaagagggagggagagaatacacTTGCTGAGTCAGGGTTGTTCGTCTTATTTCATTAGGTACCCTGCTTCTGTAGTGGGTTTATATTatagtggggagaggaagagacagagaaaattttGGGCAGGATGGCTATTTCCTGAAAATGAAGGAGATATCTCAAGGAGCATATCCTGAATGGGGATACTTACCATTGAGGTAGAGGCTATCCTTCTCTAATGTGTAGGGGCCCAGCCTGGTGATGCTCCAGGTCAGATAGCTCAACTCGCAGTAAATTTTTTCTCTATCTAGGACAGGGCTGGCAGGATCTCTCCGATGGATGCAAGTGAAATGAACTAGGgttgctcttccctccttcataggcctgggaaaggagaaaaagggtcACTGGAAGCCTTTTGAAAGAGGGTCTGAGAAGCTTGGTAACAACTTCTGAAATATGGACAGCCACCCCCATGAAGTCTGAAGCAAACACTGAAATGGTAATGATGGTGAAATGGGGCAACAGCCATAGGTCTCACTGGATCTACTTTAGAGAATTTGGGGGGAACTGACAAAATTTCAAGTCTGAATTCACTATATCGATAAGGGGATGTGGATAAATTCATTTAAGGCCTGGAAAGTCTGCCTGTCCACTAAAGGCTGAGGTCATCTTTCTAGAGGCCACCAATGTATACATGCTTGAGGGCAAGGCCAGTGACTCCCAGAGCTCTCACCTCAGTAAGGTCAATTTGCTTGCAAAATCCTGAGAGCCAAGGCTGCTCTTTTCAAACAAGGAACTGAgctagaaaggagagaaggaaatgggacttGTAGATCAACTCCCAATACCCAGGCTAAAGAAGGCAGCTGAGTAAAAGGATGGGAGAGGATCATGTCTTACCAGGCGCTGCAGCACTCTCTCAGTGGAGATGAATATGCTGGAGCCCCTTTCCCCCATGTCTGCTGTGTACCTCATGTTGGTGATGGTGAACTTCAGTGTGAAAGGCTCAAAGTTGGGACCTCCAGCtgcaaaaaagaggagagagctcTGTCTGAGATGTTGCCTGTGCATCATTCAACACATTCAGCAACCACCATTAGGTGTTGTCCTTCGGGAGAAAATGAAGTTTTCTGGCCCTCTTAACACATCCATGAGGGAACCACAAATCTCCAAGACTTTGCACACCCTTTCTAGTCTCCCAGCATCATGACCAAACACAGACTACTGTATAGGAAGGACAGATATCTCCCATGCCTGAGCTTCAGATGTGTAATCCAAaaggataatatctgtaaagtactttgagaACCTTAAAATCCTAGATAAAAGATAGACAATGatgatgatcatcatcatcatcaccatcattaagGACACCTAGCTGAAACTCCAATTTCTTCTTCAAAGGAAAACTGAGCAGAATCTGTTCACTAATGAATCCTTCATGAAATCTCTAGCCATAAATCAGAGGAATATCTCTTGCAATGCAATGCAGAAGAAAGACTATTGGATTTGGAGAaaggagatctgggttccaaACCCAGCCGTCCTgcttcctacctatatgaccttgagccTCTGTTCCTTTCTGGACATTAGtgtcctcaactgtcaaatgagaccaggaattggactagatgatctgaaAGTCTcctaccagctctaaatctgtgatctgaaCATCTCTTATCTCTGTCTCACAGTTAAGGGCAGCAAGAGTttccaaagaatgaatgaaaacagaGGCAGACCATACCTGTGGAAATTGGCAGTGgtgggggccagctgggtggctcagtaaattgagagccccgtctaaagacaagaggtcctaggttcaaatctggtcttggacacttcctagcattgtgaccttgggctaatcacttaacctccattgcctagcctttactacttagtgataatacatagtattggttctaagacagaagctaaaagttaaaaaaaaaaaagaaaaagaaattgacagtgGAGTTGGAGTCAGAGTTGTTAGTGCCACAGCTCAAGAGAAATCGGATATTTAACAATTGTGGACCAAATACCCATATGACATGGAAGGTTTGAGTGTATAAGACACAGGTAAAACTGACTCCATTGGGGCTTGGCCACTGAGTCAACTGGGAAAGACTGAAGTgtaggagtcagaagacatgatgtcttcctctctcttttacaCTGCTGGTTCATCCTCTTCTTCCTAGAATGCTATCAGAACAGGGTCAGGACAGACAAGTGGTGTTCTTTGTTTGTTCCCAGAATGAAAATACTCACCACTTGTGGAGGAGGAAAGATTCATCTGATAGCTGTAtcctgcagagagagagagagagagggagggagggagagaacagccTTGAATGCAAGGAACTGAGATTTCAAGAAaggattaaagagaaaaagagagagcatcTGAAGCccaataatttggaaaaatatgggTCACTGGCTAAGAGAGATGATTCACAAAGTACCGATAttccttatttttccaattgtggTTCCAATATATTATAggattggcataagaaattaagagGGGATTTGGGGGAGTATTGTGGAAGCTGCAGATAGCACAAGAAGGtaagcagatgacacagaaaaagtcaagaaactcataaacacataaaatatattatatatggtataatatcaatattttatcttttaatgtttcaatatacacaatttatattttaatgttaaaatacatcaaaagttaaaatttgtgaaaagtaTGAGGAAGGCAGTAGATGAAACACAAAGGCTGAAAATGTAGGGATATATTTTCactacttttcattttcattaattaattttccaTGAATACAGATAAGGCCACGTAAAcaccatataaaagaaaaaggggaaattggaCATCTTCTCTGGTACAAACAGAGGACCAAAAATTTTGCACAGATTTTTCAGATCACAGCGTGTTGTGCCTCTAACCACTGCAATGTGAAAGGGATTCCCGGAGTTTCTAGGTCAGGAGGCTATCCACCCACCGAGGGTCCTATTTCTGGGGTCTGATACCGGCTCCCCCTCACACTCTAAACACCTAATAGGAAAACACTTTCTATCAGACCAGGTAAAACCATAGAGGCAAAGCTGCACCCTCAGAGGCATAGAAAGTTTTTTCAATAGGTGAGGGCTTAACAGGAATGGAAGGAAGCAAGCGAGAGAGGTCAAGGAGCTGCCTATGTCCTGGTCAGAGCTGGCTACTCACCATCGAGATAGAGGCTCTTATTGTCCAGGGTATAGGCACCCAGCCTGGTGATACCTTGGGTCTGATTGCTCAGCTCCCAGTAAATCTTCATCCTGTCCAGGCTAGGGGTGGTGGGAGTTTTCCAGTGGCCACACAGGAATTCGGTTGCTGTCCCATTCTGTATGGGCCTGGGAAAGGACACATTGGAGGTAACTGTGAAGGATCTAGCAAACGTAGGCATGCCAAAGACAGCTTCAGTGAGAAGGCACCATGAATGCTCTGCAAAGTCATCCATTTCTTTGTAGAGTTCTAACTTATTGTCAAAAAAGTGGGAGGCCAGACCTGCCATTTTATTGATCTCAGGAGCTGGAGCAGAGGAGGGGGCAGATTTGTCTTGACTAATACAGAGCAGCATCTTCTCTGAAACGTATAGCCTCACACTACCATTACTGGGGactatgaaatgatttgcccaggatcatataaccaGTAGGTCACCCAGGTGGGAATCAAACCCTGCTCTTCATGTCTCTTTTTTCAAaagcccttttcttctctcttagaattgctacttaGAATTAGAAGTGGTACTTAAATAAAGTGccacttccaaggcagaatagagaCAAGGGCTAAGaaactggggtgaagtgacttgcccagggtcatacagctgggaagttgagggccagatttgaacctcccatctctggacctggctttccaAAGCTACCCATGGTCTCTTGACCCTTGAGTCCTGTTCTCTAacccactataccatgctgcctctgaaAGCTTAACAGTGAATGAGATCTACACTGCAACTATTTacctttaaattatcttttcaacACATAATACAACTTTTCAATCACTTCTTCTAAAGAGTCCTACACCAGGATTCTGtgtcagctatgtgaccctgggcaagtcacttaactccagttgcagAGTCCTTACCAAAATCTTCTGATTTGCAACCAATATTTAGTagtcattccaagacagaaaggaaaggggattTTTGGTTGTTAGtagctttctctcctctctggtaataaatgaaaattccttAGCCTGACCTTTAAAATCCATGACGAGCTGGCTTCCCTTGCCAAACTGGTGTTCATATTATACACTTGACATTCTAATCAAATTAGGCAATTAAATGTTCTTGCATCTCAGAATTCATTCCCCTTTCTTCAGGATTTTGCTTACAATGACCATTCCTCATGGgatatttttgctgttgttggtcagttgtttcagtcatgtctgactcttcatgatgccatctGAGGCCTTCTTGtaaaagatgctggaatggtttgccatttccttttccagctcattttatatatttatatatggggaGATTGAGacacaggagttaagtgacttgtccaaggtcacataccttgaaaggtctgaggacagatttgaacttgtcatcTACCTGAAGCCTGGTCTGGCATTCCATCCaccactgtaccaactagctgcctcttGAAATACTTTGTTTCCTTCAAGTAAGTGAGTTCAAATGCCACCAAGGGAAAACCTTTGCCAGATCTCCCAGTCAtcagtgttctctccctcctcagacTCCCATGTGTACACATTGTACCTCCTTTATCCCAACAGAACATAAACTCCTCGATGTCAgagagtgttttgtttttctatttccagTAGCTAGCAGTCTACTTAGCACCTGATGTGTAGCTGCTAAATGCTTCTTGAACTAAAGAGAGGTCAGATCGCCTCTGTAGCCTTCTTGGCTTTGTGGGGAAGAAGTGGCCATGGGGCCAGTGCAGGGGAAAGGACTGCTCCACACATCTTCTGAGTCCCTGACCACCTGGCCCCATCTCACCTCAGCATGGTCAGCCTGCATCCAGAATAGTCAGAGCCAAGGCTACTGTTTTCAAGCAAGGGGCTGAGctataaaggaaaagagagaatgagtgaGCACCTAGACAGACAGGGGTTTCAGTCCCAGGGAGGAGCAAGGTAGGATAGAGAATGGGAAATCTCACCAGGCGCTGTAGGACTCTTTCAGTGGCGTTGAACTTTTGGGAACCTGGCCGTCCCATGTCTGCTGTGCAGAGCAAGTTGGTGATTGTGAAGTTCAGGGTAAAAGACTCCAGGCTAAACCTGCCAGATGCTgtatgggaaggagagaaacctTCATGGTTGAGAGTTGGGTATAGAGGATCATGGGATTGTCAGTTTAGATCTGGAATGGAACATCTAACCCCTTGatcttacaggtgaggaaactgaagtccagggagGATTCAGGGATGtgcccaaggtcccatagctagtgtcaaaggagaaatttcaaACTAGATCTTACAGatggttattttttctttttgacttttagATGGATGCCCTATTCACTGAAACATTCTGACATCCATCAGCTTACCCAGGGACACCCAATGAAGGTTGGCTTATTCTTTACTGGAAGGAAAACACCAAACTGACTCCCAATGATGCATCTATAAGAAGAGCTCTTTCActtccccactcccacctccACCACAATTTTGCTCTACAACTCCCACCTCCTCATCTTAGAGTCAGCTTCCCAAGGGACCAATTCAATTAAGACTACCCAAGAAACAGGTCAGAAATATGTGATGGTACCTGAGGAATTGGTCAGTAGTGAAGGAGCTGAGGAAATTCTTGAAGGGATTGTGGTCTGGATAGGAGCTGAAGGGTAGAGAATCAAGAATGAAAACCTTGGAAAAGCTATTTGAATGTCACAGAAAAATTATGTTTGAATATGGAATATGGGGGAAAGGATTCTTGCTGGGCTTGGTAAATAAGTAGTCCATGGAATGTGAGGATTAAAATTCTGAGGGACCACAGGCCATCCCTTGGGTCCTTCTATCCCttccctttcaaaaaaaaaaaacagagtaaaTAGGATTGGTAGGAGTATCAATTGTTTCTTCTTCCAGGTCACAGGAAGATAGATAGAGACATGAAGTTGATGAATACTTACTAGAGGTGGAAGATTGTAAGTCATGGTTATAAcctagagaaagcaagaaatgagaagacaaacagacagtcagagacagagagggttCTGATTTAATTGATTCACCTGGTTTCTTTGGGTCCCCTGCTTCTCTGCTGTGCTTACCTTACAGTGGGCAgaggaaaatggagcaagaatTTGGGCAGAATGTCTATTTTCCAAACAGGgacaaaatcaaggagaagattcAAGAGTCATGTCCTGAGTGGGCTTACTCACCATTGAGGTAGAGACTGTCCCTGTCGAGTGTATAGGGCCCCAGTCTAGTGATGCCCCCAGTCTGATTGCTGAATTCCCAGTAAACCCTCTCTCTATCCAGGAAGGGACCAGTGGAATCACTCTGATAGAAGCAGATGACACCTACTTCAGTCACTGTCAGATTCTTCAGAGGTCTGGAAAAAGATGCATTGATAGGATCCTTAAAATGATGGAGAATGATTCCATAGGAGACCACTGATGGCCCAGTGCATAAAGCTTTGGGATTAGAATcacaaaaacctgagttcaaattcagcacaCAGCACTTAATAACCAGGCAGATCTagtgagtcacttaacatttgattaactcagttttcccatctgcaaaatggggatactatTAGTACCTTTCTTACAGGGTGGTTGAAATTTGttcaaatttgatcaaatgaaaaaCTCTTGATGAAAGTGTATACCATTGTATGTGAATGTagatgcttattccctccctcctttaggcaattcatatttttagttATTCATTGAGTGGGTGACTTGTGCTCTGTAAACTCAAGCTTGCAAATATgtgtttctgctcattttgtaCTAGCTGACAtgttctaattttggttttggCTCACTAACCCTTTTTGTTAACCCTGCCCTATTTCTTTGGAATGAGGTCATCTAGCTGGATCTGCCTATCTACACTCAGAACTTCTGGTTCCCCTTAACCCATTCATTCATCAGTCCCTTGTAGTCATACTTCTGAAATGATCTGACATGGAAACACTGAAAACTGCTGTTTCCAAGACTAAAATCAATGGTATTTTCTtagtcctcttctctctgtctctgtctctgtctctgtctgtctttctctctgaatcttaaaactgctcagagtctaccttagaacatttggttaaggctattcccttattgaaacaaatggaggtacttgatcaggaatgtattgggaattttaacattactccacccatacttaggcatactttaggggaaaataaagttgtaaaattccttactgaacaatgaaaagtcctcaACTCATACTTagagtgaagctaaaaccttaagctaggtctatttttagatctaatacaaaagggtgctaagtacctataaaggttaaattaatcactaaaaggtcaagcaactcaagaaaggcaagcttaacaaaagaggtatgaagttttagtctacccagagaaggtgataataaAAGAAGATATGAATTAAGTATGGTCaatcctggggaaaatgtctactgtgattggtagatgtgaaaatttaggggacgtgacacaagagaaaacgttctttaaaaggaaggagctcaagGTGGAGTCTTTTTAGTTGGAGTTCACagtagttggagtttggagttagttggaggagctgggtctctggactgtagttttgcttgggacaaatcttgtggtgagtgattaaagactgactcaTCTCTGTTAAGGCTCAGACCTAGGCCCTTCGGCCTatgcccttcctactatttcctcttactctgtctctctcccttcccttaactccataaaacccagctgacttgggtattttcaaatttgggaatttttcccatggtgaccacttatttttgattataatcaagacaccaaaattatctttactgatttggcaattcacagtcttgaaacccaacTTTTTCATGGTcgcatctctctgtctctctctgtgtctctctctcagatgaaatccaattttttttcatgttttgccTCCCCTATACTTCTAGAGCTTCGAGCATGCtctgtttggcacatagtaagtacttgggtgctttttttaaaaaaattgttcattaattcttaactttgtgcCATCAAGAtccatgtctttttaaaaaactctgatTTCCCCCTTCCCTTAGTCATCTCAACACCCTATGGTGACTTCAACATTTCCAATCACTTTACCTATTTTCTCTGCAGGTAGCTCTTTGTTAGTTCAAACAATGAATCCCACAACAAACATTTGTATGATGTAAATTTTCATTTCATGTTTCTGCTGGGCTGACACCAATTACCCTATTTTATAAATAGCTAGCTATATATGAAATAGGATAATTGGTACACTAGCATATTCTTGAATGATACAACTGCTTCATAGCATTCATTATTCACTTTTTGGAACCTAGATGTATAAAGTTAATTCCTATAAAGATAAATCCAAACCTAGTGCCTTTCTAGAGCTTTGGTCTCTCATTGACACTTGCTtgcctttcctcatttcctcactCAGTTGTTACCTATGTTCTGACAtcagattgtttttatttatttatcatagagctagagctggaaggaactttcaaGCTAACCTAATCCAATACATtgactttacagaggaggaatccCAAGCCcagcagagatgaagtgacttgcccatagtcacgcAGGCATCAGATGACAAgggttggaatttgaacccagatccactGATCCTAAATGCAGCAATTTACCTAGTATAAATGTAGGATTCCtaccatagaatataagcttcttggggGGGAAAGGgactctttttcattttacatagtcAGAACCTACTAAAGCACTAAAAGAATGCCTCTTGTAGCACCAACATCCAAGAACTGTTCTGAGaaaccaaatgagatattaattatAAAGAAACTAAGCATAGCCCTTAGCAAATAGCAAACTCGATGTAAATGttagataatataattttttattatcacTTCCACCTACTGATCTATGACTGAAATGAACACATGAAAGTGTCTCCTTTTGgtctgttaaaattaaatttgatataaaaatttaaaactacaaataaataaatgacttttggctgaatgaattgaacaagaagatgaaagaacaagaatcagaTGTATGGCCTAAAATCTTACATGAGATTAAAAATCTGCCACGGAATCCCTTTGTGACCTTGATATAGTCCCAGCCTTTCTGGACCCAATTTTCTCATGTTGTGAGACAAGATTTTTTACTCAAGCTCACTCTGACTCTTAAATCCAATGGTCTGAGAATAGGAAATGAGATCAGTGTGACTGAATGGGTCAGCTATGAGTGGAACACTGGATATCCTGACTtggaagaagaataagaagaggCAGAAAGGGGTGGCTTTATTTAAGTAAGTCTACATAATTGGAGTCCATTAAGGATGCTGGGCCTCACCTTAGGAAAGTCAGTTTGCACCTGGAATAACTGGAACCAAGGCTGCTGTTCTCAAACAAAGGGCCAagctagaaaagagaagaaaagggaagtgagCTAAGTATTGTCTAGAGGTAAAGGCATGAGGAgcaatggaagcttcttgaatagaataaacactttgcaaatcaaAGCAGTGGCAACCCTTACCATATTCTGAAGAATCTTTTCAGTGGACTTGAATTTGATGGAATCCTTCTGCCCCATGTCTTCTGTGTACAGCAGGTTGGTGATGGTGAAGTTCAGGGTGAAAGCCTCTAGACTGGGTCTCCAGGCtggagggaggcaggagggtTGAAGGTGGGGGTGGAACACAAAGCACAAAAACTCAAAAGCCTGGGTCATGTATCCATAGTTCAACAGAGGCTAAATAGAATGTATgccttcctcatttctgcttcctAGAACTTTTGGCTTCCTTCATTTCAAATGCCAGGCCACTTCCCTTACTTTTTAGTGTCCTTACCCAATTGCTTTGAACgtattttctatatattagcAAATGGATACTTTGTTCCTTTCCCTCAAGAGAATAGAAAAATTCAAGGGCAGAATCTAGGTGATTTTTGCCTCTAGAGTTCCAGCACCGTGGACAGCTCCTGGCACAAACCTGGAGACAGATTCTGGCTGATTGATTTAATGCATACAAAGAACTGCAGAGGTTTGGGAAATACTTTCCTGGAAATGATCTGTGGAAGTAGGGGCAAACTGAGGCTCTGGGTGTTTGTGTGACACCTATGATCTAGGCCACACAGGAGGGAAATATCAGAACTAACAAAGGAACATTGGTTATCTAATGCTGATCTGACTCTGAGTCTCTCCTATATCTCAAacaattactagctgtttgaccctggggcaaggcacttcacctctgcctccatttgctcaattgtaaaatgagcataataatagcaccttcctacCAGGGGGGAAAGCTCTTATTCTCCACTTCCAACCCCTTATTCCCCCAGTACCAACATTGCTTCTCAAGGTCAAGAAGAATAGATTACTCTAGACTTGGAAACTAGAAAAGTGGTCCCAAGATAGATACCAGATCAAATCAGAAGTTGAATGATAAGCACTTTTTTCATATCAATGAAGGTATCTAGCACTTtcatatttacaaagtactttacaaattttatctcatttttaaatcaatcaacaaacatttattaaacgccTACACTAAGCCAGGCATTGCTCTAGGTATTGAAGACagggagacaaaaataaaacattacttgacctcaaagagtttacattctatcagaagACTTTATACATTGAGTCCTCATGGACTTAGAAATTTgccttagaaaaggaaagaacatacttcacatgtttaaattttaaaacattctctttagtttgtttgatttttctgaaccccctaccttctgacttagaatcagtaGAAAATATTGGtcgcagaagagtggcaaaggctagccaac
This sequence is a window from Monodelphis domestica isolate mMonDom1 chromosome 3, mMonDom1.pri, whole genome shotgun sequence. Protein-coding genes within it:
- the LOC130457896 gene encoding mucin-16-like produces the protein MTSVTSSLYESTVGAIAAGSSYSKTFTLNFTITNMFYTPDMGERGSNTFKAAENVLQVLLKFLFGMSNLGSHYSACSVNLLRSLKNGTATGVDVLCTFQEDSSNPVLNKEKVYWELTEQIQRRRLKHVLIERDSLFVDGYHHKQPGIISTKKSEIAVGPVTLIPDYGAPGDMTSVTTGLLTYESTIGAIASESSYLKVFNLKFTILNLFYTTDMGQRGSSKFNSIEDVLQPLINNLFRKSSFGPHYFGCRLTLLRSMKNRIATAVDVECAYQEDSSAPVLDREKIYWELSEQTHGKTRLGPYILHKESLYVDGYTHQIPTTTTNTWRPSLEAFTLNFTITNLLYTEDMGQKDSIKFKSTEKILQNMLGPLFENSSLGSSYSRCKLTFLRPLKNLTVTEVGVICFYQSDSTGPFLDRERVYWEFSNQTGGITRLGPYTLDRDSLYLNGYNHDLQSSTSTPIQTTIPSRISSAPSLLTNSSASGRFSLESFTLNFTITNLLCTADMGRPGSQKFNATERVLQRLLSPLLENSSLGSDYSGCRLTMLRPIQNGTATEFLCGHWKTPTTPSLDRMKIYWELSNQTQGITRLGAYTLDNKSLYLDGYSYQMNLSSSTSAGGPNFEPFTLKFTITNMRYTADMGERGSSIFISTERVLQRLLSSLFEKSSLGSQDFASKLTLLRPMKEGRATLVHFTCIHRRDPASPVLDREKIYCELSYLTWSITRLGPYTLEKDSLYLNGYNHLAVAPTKMRECLYWKGNSYFILPFIFKTDWISW